In Horticoccus luteus, the following proteins share a genomic window:
- a CDS encoding RDD family protein — MFTIIGGDGQEYGPVTAKQIQEWVTAGRANADTLVRRDGETDWRPLEDFPELFTRAGELPPLIAAALPLANRSTRLAAAILDTLFAFLCLLPAIRLVGFARFAEILTNRQGSLASEDSTALASAGGAFLIGGLVLFAVQVVLLSRRGQSLGKLLLGIRIVRYRDSAPTGFTHAALLRWILPGLLGMIPFLGSFFSIIDVLFIFGPQKRCLHDLIADTKVVRCLASGAVLDEPSHT, encoded by the coding sequence ATGTTTACTATAATTGGCGGCGACGGGCAGGAGTATGGCCCCGTGACGGCTAAACAAATCCAGGAATGGGTCACCGCCGGTCGTGCCAATGCCGATACGCTCGTGCGCCGCGACGGCGAAACCGACTGGCGGCCACTCGAAGATTTTCCCGAGCTGTTCACCCGCGCCGGCGAGCTTCCGCCACTCATCGCCGCCGCCCTGCCGCTCGCCAACCGCAGCACCCGCCTCGCCGCTGCCATCCTCGACACGCTCTTTGCGTTCCTCTGCCTCCTGCCGGCGATCCGCCTCGTCGGTTTCGCCCGCTTCGCGGAAATCCTCACCAACCGCCAAGGCAGCCTCGCGAGCGAAGATTCCACCGCCCTCGCGTCCGCCGGTGGCGCCTTCCTGATCGGCGGACTCGTCCTCTTTGCCGTGCAAGTCGTGTTGCTCAGCCGTCGCGGCCAGTCCCTCGGCAAACTCCTTCTCGGCATCCGCATCGTGCGTTATCGCGACAGTGCCCCCACCGGTTTCACGCACGCCGCCCTCCTGCGTTGGATCCTGCCCGGCCTTCTCGGCATGATCCCGTTCCTCGGCAGTTTCTTTTCGATCATCGACGTGCTGTTCATTTTCGGCCCGCAAAAACGCTGCCTCCACGACCTCATCGCCGACACCAAAGTCGTGCGCTGCCTCGCGTCCGGCGCCGTCCTCGACGAACCCTCCCACACCTGA
- a CDS encoding 3-keto-disaccharide hydrolase, with product MRFLSLLLTTALIVPCTLPAAENTAPPPPPQRLLADSALAGWTFLSPDPTALSSVSSLAADGVLTLAGAPLGYLQSTATYTNFHLHAEWRWTAKPGNSGILVHIATGPLDRHLWPRCLQIQTKHTHAGDLLPMAGATFAEALSTPPDAPTPLLTHVAADSENPVGEWNTCDIVCRDGTVEVTVNGVLQNRITRSNPAAGHIGFQFEGTPYALRRLSIEPLLSRH from the coding sequence ATGCGTTTCCTCTCCCTCCTCCTGACCACCGCCCTCATCGTCCCCTGCACGCTCCCCGCCGCCGAAAATACCGCGCCGCCTCCGCCGCCCCAACGCCTCCTCGCCGACTCTGCGCTCGCCGGCTGGACGTTCCTCTCTCCCGATCCCACCGCCCTTTCCTCCGTCAGCTCCCTCGCTGCCGACGGCGTGCTCACGCTCGCCGGCGCGCCGCTCGGTTACCTGCAATCCACCGCCACCTACACCAACTTTCATCTTCACGCCGAATGGCGTTGGACGGCGAAGCCCGGCAACAGCGGCATCCTCGTACACATCGCGACCGGCCCCCTCGATCGCCACCTCTGGCCGCGCTGCCTGCAGATCCAGACCAAGCACACGCACGCCGGCGACCTCCTGCCCATGGCCGGCGCCACCTTCGCCGAGGCGCTTTCCACGCCACCCGACGCCCCGACGCCGCTCCTCACCCACGTTGCCGCCGACAGTGAGAACCCTGTCGGCGAGTGGAACACCTGCGACATCGTCTGCCGCGACGGCACCGTCGAGGTCACCGTCAACGGCGTGCTGCAAAACCGCATCACCCGCAGCAATCCCGCCGCCGGCCACATCGGTTTCCAATTCGAAGGCACGCCCTACGCCCTCCGCCGCCTCTCGATTGAGCCGCTCCTCTCTCGTCATTGA
- a CDS encoding metal-dependent hydrolase family protein, giving the protein MLPLPRRGALFAAALACSAALLPARTLVHCGSLIDGLSATPRSRVTVVIEGERIAALADGFTPAANGDTVVDLTHATVMPGWIDCHVHLDSQINPQAFTEGFYLNPGDYALRAAHYARLTLLAGFTTVRNLGDNHNSTLALKKAIARGWVDGPRIFTAGAPIGTTGGHADPTDGFNDEVMEKLVSPNVIDGPDAARRAVRQHYKDGVDVIKIMASGGVLSMEKSGDNPQMQDDELRAVVTTAHEYGLKVAVHAHGTEAIRRAVLAGVDSIEHGTYLDDTDIGLMKERGTWYVPTLTAGHWVHDKAQTPGFFPDIIRPKALVIGAQMDAAFRHAYESGVKIAFGTDMGVGPHGENAREFIYMVGAGLPPMKAIQAGTISAARLLGAEKDLGSVEPGKFADLVAVNGDPLADINAVMHVAFVMKGGIIYKQ; this is encoded by the coding sequence ATGCTTCCCCTGCCCCGCCGCGGCGCGCTTTTCGCCGCCGCTCTTGCCTGCTCCGCCGCCCTGCTGCCCGCGCGCACCCTCGTGCACTGCGGTTCCCTCATCGATGGACTCTCCGCCACGCCCCGTTCCCGCGTCACCGTCGTCATCGAGGGCGAGCGCATCGCCGCCCTCGCCGACGGTTTCACTCCCGCCGCCAACGGCGACACCGTCGTCGACCTCACGCACGCCACGGTCATGCCCGGCTGGATCGACTGCCACGTGCACCTCGATTCGCAGATCAACCCGCAGGCGTTCACCGAAGGCTTTTATCTCAACCCGGGCGACTACGCCCTCCGCGCCGCGCATTACGCCAGGCTCACCCTCCTCGCCGGCTTCACCACCGTCCGCAACCTCGGCGATAACCATAACTCCACTCTCGCGCTCAAAAAGGCCATTGCCCGCGGCTGGGTCGACGGCCCGCGCATTTTCACCGCCGGCGCGCCGATCGGCACCACCGGCGGCCACGCCGATCCCACCGACGGCTTCAACGACGAGGTCATGGAAAAACTCGTCTCGCCCAATGTCATCGACGGCCCCGACGCCGCCCGCCGCGCCGTGCGCCAACACTATAAAGACGGCGTCGACGTCATCAAAATCATGGCCTCGGGCGGCGTGCTCAGCATGGAAAAAAGCGGCGACAACCCCCAAATGCAGGACGATGAACTGCGCGCCGTCGTCACCACCGCACACGAATACGGACTGAAGGTCGCCGTCCACGCCCATGGCACCGAAGCCATCCGCCGCGCCGTGCTCGCCGGCGTCGATTCCATCGAACACGGCACCTACCTCGACGACACCGACATCGGCCTCATGAAGGAGCGCGGCACTTGGTATGTCCCGACGCTCACCGCCGGCCACTGGGTCCACGACAAAGCGCAGACGCCCGGTTTCTTCCCCGACATCATCCGCCCGAAAGCCCTCGTCATCGGCGCGCAAATGGACGCCGCCTTCCGCCACGCTTACGAGTCCGGCGTGAAGATCGCCTTTGGCACCGACATGGGCGTCGGCCCGCATGGCGAAAACGCCCGCGAGTTCATCTACATGGTCGGTGCCGGCCTCCCGCCGATGAAAGCGATCCAGGCCGGCACGATTTCCGCCGCGCGCCTCCTCGGCGCCGAGAAGGATCTCGGTTCCGTCGAGCCCGGCAAATTCGCCGATCTCGTCGCGGTCAACGGCGACCCGCTCGCCGACATCAACGCGGTCATGCACGTCGCCTTCGTGATGAAAGGCGGCATCATCTATAAACAATAG
- a CDS encoding TMEM175 family protein, with protein sequence MHKGRLEAFSDGVIAIIITIMVLELKVPHDVEFRALLPLWPVFGSYVLSFVYVGIYWSNHHHLFQAVQHVKGGVLWANLHLLFWLSLFPFVTGWMGENHFAPVTVALYGGVLIMAAVAYYILVRALLACHDAGSPLAKAIGTDFKGRVSVVFYAVGIALAAWLPWAAVALFAAVAAMWLVPDRRIERQMET encoded by the coding sequence ATGCACAAAGGGCGGCTCGAGGCGTTTTCCGATGGGGTGATCGCGATCATCATCACGATCATGGTGCTCGAGTTGAAAGTGCCGCATGACGTGGAGTTCCGAGCGCTCCTGCCGTTGTGGCCGGTGTTCGGCAGCTACGTGCTGAGCTTCGTTTACGTGGGCATCTACTGGAGCAATCATCATCACCTTTTCCAGGCGGTGCAGCACGTGAAGGGTGGCGTGCTGTGGGCGAATTTGCACCTGTTGTTCTGGTTGTCGCTGTTCCCGTTTGTAACGGGGTGGATGGGTGAAAACCATTTCGCGCCGGTCACGGTCGCGTTGTATGGCGGCGTGCTGATCATGGCGGCGGTGGCGTATTATATTTTGGTGCGGGCGTTGCTCGCGTGTCATGACGCGGGGTCGCCGCTGGCGAAGGCGATCGGGACGGATTTCAAGGGGCGCGTTTCGGTGGTGTTTTACGCCGTGGGCATCGCGTTGGCGGCGTGGCTGCCGTGGGCGGCGGTGGCGCTGTTTGCCGCGGTCGCGGCGATGTGGCTCGTGCCGGACCGACGGATCGAGCGGCAAATGGAGACGTAG